Within Fibrobacter sp., the genomic segment GGAGTAGAAAAACCGACCCGGATAGCGGCCTATGGCCATACCGGGTTGGCGGCGGTGCCTCTTATAATTTTCAGTTTCTAACCTGTTTATGCAGGAGTGTGGTAACTGTAAAATTGACAAAGGCCGTTTTTCCGGGAACTCTTCGCCTGTGGGTTTGTTATTCTCCCTGTTCTTCGGGGGAGCGGCCTTTTTTATGTGCCTCTGCTGATAAGTAAATCCCTGAATCACCAGCGGAATAGGAATTTGACCCGGTTCCTTTTATTAAAGGGATTCCAGAAGTGATCCCAGTTGAAAGCATACTCTTTGGATGGCTTGTTAATTACTGGATTGTCACCCGCAATAGCTTCTTTCACCGGAGTCCCGTCATTCCAGAGTCCCATAAACCTTTGCTCTTTGCTGCCGGATCCAAGGGCAACAATTTTCCCCTGTTCTGAACCGTTGAATGTGTAGTCAGAAAGAGCGTCAAAATACCTGAATATGGCGTAATGATCGAATCCGTTCATCCGCCCCCATTTGTACTTTGGGCCGAACGGGACTCCGTGTTCAGCCTCGAGCACACATTTATGCGACCTGGATGTATCACTGCGTATGGTGATATAATCCTTTTCAGCATCACTGATACCTATAGTTTCAAAGAGGTGCTTTCCCAGACGGGGATCATTGACATTGTCGTCCTCATATACCTGAACGATAAGTTTGACATTAGAAGGATATTCCCGAAGCTCCTTATCTGTAATACCGAAGACAAAATGAGGTGCCATCAGGAACATAAAGACACTTTCGCTGCCCCATCCCAGCGTTGTCATGGCTTTCAGGGCCAAAGCAGGGATGGCACCGGCGCCAAAAGAGTGTCCAACAAATCCTACCCTCTTTGTATCAATTTTCCCGCTGAGTTTCTCTGCCCCATCGAGCATTTTCTGGTACATTTTCCTGTAGGAAGGGCCCTGACCGGGAAATGACAGCAGACGGTAGGCAGGGAATAATACACAGTATCCTCTGGATGCAATGTGTTTCAGGAGAGGCTCATAATTTGAAGGATCCCCTACGCCCATTCCGTGGAAAAACACAATCAGCGGCAGAGGCCCGGTAGCATCAGGAATAAAGGCGAAAGTGCTGGTAGAAAATTTTTGGGATCGGTACAGGGTATCGATTTTTACACTGTATGGCCCATTGGTGCCATAGCCCGAGTCCGGAGGTAGAACTGATTCGGTATTGCATTCACCCGATAGTGAATAACAAAAAAGGGCCAGAACACAGGAAAATAGACACATTTAGTTGATTCAGGCAGCAATCCTTAAAAAATTAGCAAAATCTGGATGTCAGCAGGAATTTTCGCAGATCAGCATGGGAATACACACCGATCGTGGAAATCAAGTTTTCGAGTAAAATATACTTTTTCTGTGATCAGAGTGGAAGAAGGGATTTGAAATTATCTGTTCCCCAATGTTCCCCATATTTTACATTTAAATGAACTAATGCGGGTTCATATAACACCAATAATTCTGATAAGCCTGCATAGATACCTTAACAGCGCTGATTTTATTAACGAAATATATTTTCGAACTGTTTTCGAATACTTCTAAGTCATTTATTTAACAATATTTAAAGCCGTTGGAGTTCATCTATGTTCAAAAAGTTACTTATTGTTACTGTTCCTCTTATTTTTGCTTTCAGTACTTTTGCTGAAATGACCTCCTGCAAGTTCAATTTCGGTACAGACTGGGATTTTATCCATAATAACCAGGGCACAAGTGCTGCTCAGGCTGTTGATTACGTTACAATATGGCTTAATGACCCCGAATTCAATATATACTGGCACGGGGACATGGTGAAATACTGTAATAGCAACAATAAAACACCGGTTTTTTATGCCTACATTATTGCCAAGGCATCGGGACTGGGAGATGGTGATGTGGGGGGGAGACTCACTACAGAAGGTGCAGCCTGGCTGAAAAACAATTTTAATACTGTTAAAAGCAGATATCAAAACTATGCATCTAATATCGCTAACCAATATGGAAAAGATAAACCCTGTATCTGGCTTATGGAACCGGATTACTATCAGTATTTTTCCGGTCCACAATCAGTTAAGCTCAGTTTCTCAGATGCAGCGAGTTATATGAATGAGCTCATTACCATTATTAAAAATCAGCTTCCAAATGCATTGATCTCTCTTGATATTTCACCCTGGAACAATGACCAGGCATCCTGGCTTGGTGCTTTTGATCTTTCAAAATTCACGTTTCTGCATACTTCCGGCGGGCGCACTGAAGCTGGGAACAGCCGTATAAGAATGGATAATGGTAATGATGTTACCTGGGCGGGTATCAGCCAGCTTTCTGGAAAGCCGATTATTGCAGATGACGGGTATGGTACAGGAGGAGGCTCAACCGGTCACGATCATTCATGGGATGATGTTAACAACCTGAAAGCCCGAATAGCGGATGGAGTTGTTGCGATAACCCAGAAATCGCCCAAATCAGACTGGGGCGGCACGATAAACAGTCTTAAAACTTCACTGGCAAACCAGACTGTAAAGTGTTTCGGAAGTTCCGGCCCGACTACATTTTCTCTTGAGATTACCGCTGGAACTGGTGGTACAGTATCAAAGAATCCAAATAAGACCAGTTATGAAAAGGGCGCACAGGTGACACTTACAGCTCAGCCGCAGAATGGTTATGTATTTGAAAAGTGGTCCGGTGATGCTTCCGGGACAAACGCTTCTATTACAGTAACAATGGACGGTGATAAAAAGATAACTGCCTCATTCAAACAAATCCCCTCCAATGAATTCACATTAACGGTAAATATCGTTGGCTCAGGAACGGTAACCAAAAATCCGGATAAGTCCACCTACACCGGTGGAACAGCAGTGACTCTTACTGCAAATCCAACTCCGGGCAGGAGCGTTTTCAGTGGATGGAGCGGAGGCGCTTCCGGTACCAATCAAACTGTTACTATTACTCTGAATTCAAACCAGACTGTTACAGCTACTTTTACCGATACCATAACAGTTCAGGAAATCAAGGTTGAGGCCGAGGACTTTACATCCAAGTCCGGAGACAACATTGTGGTCGAGGACAAGGGTACCCATAAAAATATTGGTTACATCGAAGCGGGTAATTCAACAACCTATAAGGTAAACATTTCCAAATCAGGGAAGTATGCGTTTAGCTTCAGAGTAGCTACAGCTCAGGATAATGGGTCATTTTCAGTTTCGGTTGATGGTTCGAATAAAGGCACTGTCTCGTTTACCAACACAGGTGACTGGCAGCAGTATGCTATGAAGGAATTACAGGGAACAGTGGATATGGAGGCTGGTCAGCGTACAATCCAGCTTACTTACAATGGCGCGATGAATTTGGATTACTTTATCATAACTCTGATGAGTACTCCTGTTGCTCACAACCCTGTAAAAATCAATCCTTCAGAGATAAAAACCTTCTCCACTGAAAC encodes:
- a CDS encoding alpha/beta hydrolase fold domain-containing protein, coding for MCLFSCVLALFCYSLSGECNTESVLPPDSGYGTNGPYSVKIDTLYRSQKFSTSTFAFIPDATGPLPLIVFFHGMGVGDPSNYEPLLKHIASRGYCVLFPAYRLLSFPGQGPSYRKMYQKMLDGAEKLSGKIDTKRVGFVGHSFGAGAIPALALKAMTTLGWGSESVFMFLMAPHFVFGITDKELREYPSNVKLIVQVYEDDNVNDPRLGKHLFETIGISDAEKDYITIRSDTSRSHKCVLEAEHGVPFGPKYKWGRMNGFDHYAIFRYFDALSDYTFNGSEQGKIVALGSGSKEQRFMGLWNDGTPVKEAIAGDNPVINKPSKEYAFNWDHFWNPFNKRNRVKFLFRW
- a CDS encoding carbohydrate-binding protein, whose translation is MFKKLLIVTVPLIFAFSTFAEMTSCKFNFGTDWDFIHNNQGTSAAQAVDYVTIWLNDPEFNIYWHGDMVKYCNSNNKTPVFYAYIIAKASGLGDGDVGGRLTTEGAAWLKNNFNTVKSRYQNYASNIANQYGKDKPCIWLMEPDYYQYFSGPQSVKLSFSDAASYMNELITIIKNQLPNALISLDISPWNNDQASWLGAFDLSKFTFLHTSGGRTEAGNSRIRMDNGNDVTWAGISQLSGKPIIADDGYGTGGGSTGHDHSWDDVNNLKARIADGVVAITQKSPKSDWGGTINSLKTSLANQTVKCFGSSGPTTFSLEITAGTGGTVSKNPNKTSYEKGAQVTLTAQPQNGYVFEKWSGDASGTNASITVTMDGDKKITASFKQIPSNEFTLTVNIVGSGTVTKNPDKSTYTGGTAVTLTANPTPGRSVFSGWSGGASGTNQTVTITLNSNQTVTATFTDTITVQEIKVEAEDFTSKSGDNIVVEDKGTHKNIGYIEAGNSTTYKVNISKSGKYAFSFRVATAQDNGSFSVSVDGSNKGTVSFTNTGDWQQYAMKELQGTVDMEAGQRTIQLTYNGAMNLDYFIITLMSTPVAHNPVKINPSEIKTFSTETGFRAVLPASHSFKSYSLVNLNGRIVRSGHISAQTRNIDFKNLNQEVMILRLEGKDGMRVVRPAVVR